In Perca fluviatilis chromosome 3, GENO_Pfluv_1.0, whole genome shotgun sequence, the following proteins share a genomic window:
- the LOC120556078 gene encoding ZP domain-containing protein-like — protein sequence MLKGPILAAWLVYFLCHVYPVKSGVICGESKMTIGVEKSKYRRIHKGDFRINDATSAACRLRSNSTHFFAEVPLNGCGTQIEENGENLIFTNTITLVDNANAVITRKCLLELKFECTYPKSVKVKQSFSAHRKNVVESEKGFGTFTYKFEFYPDKKFQTPLTPDSYPLDCDSEQKLFMQIEVASSIVNTELFVESCSASPYDIPNYKTTYSIIDKGCKVDPTVINYSRSHDTKFRFSMDAFTFIGLNDQVYISCSVMICRLGKPDTRCSQGCINSRKRRDDQQHHLTKREAVTQSSRHFISQGPLRLRRSAESPGSPVINLKLNLFFIAGCLLSAVGMISAAVVYKATLSRVKYQPLPAFES from the exons ATGTTGAAGGGCCCAATATTGGCTGCATGGCTGGTGTATTTCCTGTGTCATGTTTATCCTG TTAAATCCGGTGTGATCTGCGGTGAGTCCAAAATGACAATAGGGGTTGAGAAGTCTAAGTATCGTAGAATCCATAAGGGGGATTTCCGGATCAATGATGCCACCAGCGCCGCCTGCCGCCTCAGATCCAACAGCACTCACTTCTTCGCTGAAGTCCCCCTCAACGGTTGTGGCACTCAGATCGAG GAAAATGGTGAAAACctcattttcacaaatacaaTCACCTTAGTCGACAATGCAAACGCAGTGATCACCAGGAAATGTCTGCTGGAGCTGAAGTTCGAATGCACGTACCCCAAAAGTGTAAAAGTGAAACAGAGCTTCAGTGCACACAGGAAGAATGTCGTAGAGTCGGAGAAAGGCTTCGGCACGTTCACCTACAAGTTTGAATTTTATCCTGATAAGAAATTCCAAACCCCGCTTACACCAGATTCATACCCTCTGGACTGTGATAGTGAGCAAAAGCTTTTCATGCAGATAGAGGTCGCCTCCTCAATTGTAAACACCGAGCTGTTTGTGGAGTCCTGCAGTGCGTCACCATACGACATTCCAAACTACAAAACAACCTACTCCATCATTGATAAAGG GTGTAAAGTGGACCCGACTGTTATAAATTATAGCCGCTCCCACGACACAAAATTCAGGTTCAGCATGGATGCCTTCACGTTTATCGGCTTGAATGACCAG GTGTACATCAGCTGTTCAGTAATGATCTGTAGATTAGGAAAACCTGACACAAGATGCTCGCAGGGATGCATCAATTCCAGAAAAAGACGAGATGATCAGCAACATCACCTCACAAAGAGAGAGGCTGTCACTCAGAGTTCAAGGCACTTCATTTCCCAGGGTCCTCTGCGCTTAAGGAGATCAGCAGAGAGCCCCGGAAGCCCAG TGATCAACCTGAAACTGAACCTGTTTTTCATTGCTGGATGTCTCCTTTCAGCCGTTGGCATGATCAGTGCCGCAGTCGTCTACAAAGCCACACTATCAAGGGTCAAATACCAACCTTTGCCCGCATTTGAAAGTTAA